One stretch of Rhizobium rhizoryzae DNA includes these proteins:
- the hisC gene encoding histidinol-phosphate transaminase, with the protein MDTAVLKPVPRPGIMDIAAYVPGKEHAPGVARVFKLSSNETPLGASPSAIDAFRQTAGHLEIYPDGQANQLRGAIAETHGLNPANLMCGNGSDELLGLLCHVYLGQGDEAIITEHGFLVYKIQIMGAGATPVTVKEKEARVDVDAILAAVTPKTKMVFIANPGNPTGTYVPAAEVRRLHAGLPKNVILVLDAAYAEYVHEHDYEAGIELVSSSQNVVMTRTFSKAYGLAALRVGWMYGPADILDALDRIRGPFNMNAPAIAAGSAAMRDQAFIAKAVAHNDEWLAKLTKAFEEMGLTVTPSVTNFALIHFPDVDGKRAPDADEFLTSRGYILRAVKGYGFPNALRMTVGSEEANLGVIAAMREFLGKA; encoded by the coding sequence ATGGATACAGCCGTGCTGAAGCCCGTTCCCCGCCCCGGAATCATGGATATCGCCGCCTACGTGCCGGGTAAGGAACATGCGCCGGGCGTGGCCCGCGTGTTCAAGCTTTCCTCCAACGAGACGCCGCTGGGTGCCAGCCCAAGCGCCATCGATGCATTTCGTCAGACAGCGGGTCATCTGGAAATCTATCCGGACGGTCAGGCGAACCAGTTGCGCGGCGCGATTGCCGAAACGCACGGCCTGAACCCGGCGAACCTGATGTGCGGCAACGGCTCGGACGAGCTTCTGGGCCTGCTGTGCCACGTCTATCTGGGCCAGGGCGATGAGGCGATCATCACCGAGCACGGCTTTCTCGTCTACAAGATCCAGATCATGGGTGCCGGTGCCACGCCGGTCACGGTGAAGGAGAAAGAGGCCCGCGTTGACGTGGACGCCATTCTCGCAGCCGTCACGCCGAAGACGAAGATGGTGTTTATCGCCAATCCCGGCAATCCGACCGGTACCTATGTTCCTGCTGCGGAAGTGCGCCGTCTGCATGCGGGCCTTCCGAAGAACGTGATCCTGGTTCTTGATGCCGCCTATGCCGAATATGTGCACGAGCATGACTACGAAGCGGGTATCGAGCTCGTTTCGTCCAGCCAGAATGTTGTGATGACCCGTACCTTCTCCAAGGCTTACGGTCTGGCCGCACTGCGCGTGGGCTGGATGTACGGCCCTGCCGATATCCTCGATGCACTGGACCGTATTCGCGGGCCGTTCAACATGAATGCGCCTGCCATTGCCGCAGGGTCCGCTGCCATGCGCGATCAGGCATTCATTGCCAAGGCTGTCGCTCACAACGATGAATGGCTGGCCAAGCTCACCAAGGCCTTCGAGGAAATGGGGCTGACTGTTACGCCGTCGGTGACCAATTTCGCTCTCATCCACTTCCCGGATGTCGATGGCAAGCGCGCGCCGGACGCCGATGAGTTCCTCACCAGCCGCGGCTACATCCTGCGCGCCGTAAAGGGCTATGGTTTCCCCAATGCGCTGCGCATGACGGTGGGTTCGGAAGAAGCCAATCTCGGCGTGATTGCCGCAATGCGCGAATTTCTGGGCAAGGCATGA
- a CDS encoding aromatic amino acid exporter YddG: MKVRGTLIGFTAILMWSLLALMTAASGTMPPFQLAAITFAIGSLPGVLLLAVKPERIKLLRQPPKVWLIGIGGLFGYHALYFTALRNAPAVEAGLIAYLWPLLIVVGSALLPGERLRWFHVAGAIAGLAGTFAIISRSGLNFDQAYLLGYGAAFLCAFTWSGYSLLTRRFEAVSTDVVTGFCLATSALSFLCHLALETTVWPANGSEWAAVIGLGLLPVGAAFYAWDYGVKNGDIQILGAASYAAPLLSTLILTLFGFAEPSLRIGLACLLITGGAMLAAKEMIRRKPKRSEAPAE; this comes from the coding sequence ATGAAGGTTCGGGGAACGCTGATCGGCTTTACGGCCATTCTCATGTGGTCGCTGCTGGCGCTGATGACTGCCGCCTCCGGCACCATGCCACCGTTTCAGCTGGCTGCAATAACCTTTGCCATCGGCAGCCTGCCAGGCGTCTTGCTGCTGGCGGTCAAGCCGGAACGCATCAAGCTTTTGAGGCAGCCGCCAAAGGTCTGGCTCATCGGCATTGGCGGTCTGTTCGGCTATCACGCGCTGTATTTCACAGCCTTGCGAAATGCCCCGGCGGTCGAAGCGGGTCTGATCGCCTATCTCTGGCCGCTGCTGATCGTGGTGGGTTCGGCGCTTTTGCCGGGTGAACGCCTGCGCTGGTTCCATGTGGCCGGTGCGATTGCCGGTCTTGCCGGAACCTTCGCCATCATTTCCCGCTCGGGCCTCAATTTTGATCAGGCCTATCTCTTGGGCTATGGTGCGGCCTTTCTCTGCGCCTTCACCTGGTCCGGCTATTCGCTGTTGACCCGGCGTTTCGAGGCGGTTTCCACCGATGTCGTGACCGGCTTCTGCCTCGCCACATCAGCGCTTTCTTTCCTCTGCCATCTGGCTCTGGAAACGACCGTCTGGCCTGCCAATGGCAGCGAATGGGCCGCCGTGATCGGTCTTGGCCTGCTGCCGGTCGGCGCTGCGTTCTACGCCTGGGATTACGGCGTGAAAAACGGCGATATCCAGATTCTGGGTGCAGCCAGCTATGCAGCACCGCTGCTCTCGACCCTCATCCTCACGCTCTTCGGCTTTGCGGAACCAAGTCTCAGGATTGGTCTCGCCTGCCTGCTGATTACCGGTGGTGCCATGCTGGCGGCAAAGGAGATGATCCGGCGGAAGCCTAAGCGAAGCGAAGCCCCCGCTGAATAA
- a CDS encoding DUF2125 domain-containing protein, with product MAASSRSNVSAKIWALAAGILLVIGLYTAGWFYAASMLKEKTLALLGDQQRHGVTAVCQDAEYRGYPFRIGLFCSKVSIDDKTNGVAATFGALRSAAQIYQPSHIVWELDGPAETRTGTGIAASSQWESLQSSLVTTLGGVDRSSTVIKGLMTGIVSTQTAQAFDVKVGHTEAHLRQNGNDLDAAITLQDTDVTAKGSPQIVPRFTAVGDVTLAGKAALLAGQDPGRGIYGTKGEMRRLGIDLGNGQALSISGPFSVGDDGRISGKLRVEVDKLSAWRDQIKASAPQLAKTVDTATKMLSAMTGGGDRAAIDLTLNNGKVILGGFIAIGEIPPL from the coding sequence ATGGCAGCGTCAAGCCGAAGCAACGTGAGTGCAAAGATTTGGGCACTCGCAGCCGGCATTCTCCTGGTGATCGGGCTCTACACGGCCGGATGGTTCTATGCGGCATCAATGCTGAAGGAAAAGACGCTTGCGCTGCTTGGCGATCAGCAGCGCCATGGCGTTACCGCTGTCTGCCAGGATGCAGAATATCGCGGCTATCCGTTCCGGATCGGCCTGTTCTGCTCCAAAGTCTCCATCGATGACAAGACCAATGGCGTTGCTGCCACCTTTGGTGCATTGCGCTCCGCAGCGCAGATCTATCAGCCGAGCCACATCGTCTGGGAACTGGATGGTCCGGCGGAAACCCGCACCGGCACCGGCATTGCCGCTTCTTCGCAATGGGAAAGCCTGCAGTCCAGCCTCGTCACCACGCTGGGCGGTGTGGATCGTAGCTCCACGGTCATCAAGGGTCTGATGACCGGTATCGTTTCGACCCAGACCGCTCAGGCATTCGACGTCAAGGTCGGCCATACCGAGGCCCATCTGCGCCAGAATGGCAACGACCTTGATGCGGCCATCACCCTGCAGGATACGGATGTGACCGCAAAGGGCTCCCCGCAGATCGTGCCGCGCTTCACGGCAGTCGGTGACGTGACGCTTGCCGGAAAAGCGGCCCTGCTCGCCGGTCAGGATCCGGGTCGAGGTATCTATGGCACCAAGGGCGAAATGCGCCGCCTTGGCATCGACCTTGGCAATGGTCAGGCGCTGTCGATCAGCGGGCCATTCTCCGTGGGTGACGATGGCCGCATTTCCGGAAAACTGCGGGTGGAAGTCGACAAGCTGAGCGCCTGGCGTGACCAGATCAAGGCCAGCGCCCCGCAATTGGCCAAGACGGTCGACACGGCCACGAAAATGCTCTCTGCCATGACCGGCGGCGGCGACAGGGCCGCCATCGACCTGACCCTGAACAACGGCAAGGTCATCCTCGGCGGCTTCATCGCAATTGGCGAGATCCCGCCGCTATAA
- a CDS encoding gamma-glutamylcyclotransferase, which produces MDEFWVFGYGSLMWNPGFAFQERINALTFGYRRSLCVRSYVHRGTPEQPGLVLGLDRGGSCKGVAFRVAEGDWPEVLAYLRERELVTNVYLEKSLPLVLLDGRKVRATGYVIDRNHPQYAGSLEIDKAARIIAGATGKSGPNHAYVTNTVEHMRDMGIRDAWLEGVAQCVARTLEGDFLSS; this is translated from the coding sequence ATGGACGAATTTTGGGTCTTTGGCTACGGCTCCCTCATGTGGAACCCCGGCTTTGCCTTTCAAGAGCGGATCAATGCATTGACCTTCGGCTATCGCCGCTCGCTCTGCGTTCGCTCCTATGTTCACCGGGGAACGCCCGAGCAGCCGGGGCTGGTGCTGGGGCTTGATCGGGGCGGTTCCTGCAAGGGTGTGGCCTTTCGGGTGGCTGAAGGCGATTGGCCGGAGGTGCTTGCCTATCTTCGCGAGCGAGAGCTGGTGACTAACGTGTATCTCGAAAAATCACTGCCGCTCGTGTTGCTCGATGGACGAAAGGTTCGCGCGACGGGTTACGTGATCGACAGAAATCATCCCCAGTATGCCGGCTCACTCGAAATCGATAAGGCGGCCCGGATTATCGCAGGAGCAACAGGCAAGTCCGGCCCAAACCACGCCTATGTTACGAATACAGTTGAGCATATGCGTGACATGGGGATTCGCGATGCCTGGCTGGAAGGGGTGGCGCAGTGTGTGGCCCGGACCCTGGAAGGTGATTTTTTATCATCTTAA
- the tlpA gene encoding thiol:disulfide interchange protein TlpA — protein MSNKRPLGLPSARLVIVAAIAGILAGAVAVYVKHDPSGNATEIAGGQCEGAIEQAKLVSDLATGEIAAMKGVDSPRPLQSLAFKGPAGQDLKLPNFEGKTVLVNLWATWCVPCREEMPALNNLQKAKGSDRFEVVAINIDTGSDEKPKAFLQETGVHDLAYYRDSSMGVFNALKKEGLAFGLPVTLIVNRKGCLIGAMNGPAHWDSDRAKDMIAKVSAL, from the coding sequence ATGTCGAACAAGAGACCCTTGGGTCTGCCATCCGCCCGCCTGGTTATCGTCGCAGCCATCGCCGGAATTCTGGCGGGTGCGGTTGCGGTATACGTGAAGCATGACCCTTCTGGCAATGCCACAGAAATAGCAGGTGGCCAGTGCGAAGGAGCAATCGAACAGGCAAAGCTTGTCTCTGATCTGGCGACGGGCGAAATCGCGGCCATGAAGGGCGTCGATAGTCCAAGGCCGCTGCAGTCACTCGCCTTCAAAGGACCAGCGGGGCAGGATCTGAAACTGCCGAATTTCGAAGGCAAGACGGTTCTCGTCAACCTCTGGGCAACCTGGTGCGTGCCCTGCCGGGAAGAAATGCCGGCACTCAACAATCTGCAGAAGGCCAAGGGTAGCGATCGGTTTGAAGTCGTTGCCATCAACATCGATACCGGCAGTGATGAAAAGCCAAAGGCCTTTCTTCAGGAAACAGGCGTACACGATCTGGCCTATTACCGGGATAGTTCCATGGGCGTCTTCAATGCGCTGAAAAAGGAAGGCCTTGCTTTCGGCCTGCCTGTCACACTCATCGTCAACAGGAAAGGCTGCCTGATCGGCGCCATGAATGGCCCCGCCCACTGGGATAGCGATCGGGCCAAGGACATGATCGCAAAAGTGTCGGCGCTCTGA
- a CDS encoding class I SAM-dependent methyltransferase gives MHADIVDLREFYHSPLGAFAEHSIGMALSSLWARLPEERLVGLGYAVPYIERFKADTERTFAFMPAGQGAVNWPVGDLSSTALVFEEELPLPDSSIDRILMVHSLEFAENPRETLKEMWRVLAPGGRLVIVVPNRRGVWARMEHTPFGSGRPYSRRQLTNLLRETNFTPAASAEALFFPPSKVRAVLKLRHGLERVGRRLWPAFSGVLILEAQKRLYQGLPVAARASRRVFVPVLGAQGVPTTRSRS, from the coding sequence ATGCACGCCGATATTGTCGATCTCAGAGAATTCTATCATTCGCCGCTGGGTGCCTTTGCCGAGCATTCCATCGGTATGGCCCTGAGTTCGCTCTGGGCGCGGCTTCCGGAAGAGCGGCTGGTGGGGCTGGGCTATGCCGTTCCCTATATCGAGCGCTTTAAGGCTGATACGGAGCGCACATTTGCCTTCATGCCGGCAGGGCAGGGGGCGGTAAACTGGCCGGTCGGCGATCTTTCCTCGACGGCGCTGGTGTTCGAGGAGGAGCTGCCGCTGCCGGATTCCTCCATCGATCGCATCCTGATGGTGCATTCGCTGGAATTTGCCGAAAATCCGCGCGAGACCCTGAAAGAGATGTGGCGGGTGCTGGCGCCGGGTGGGCGGCTGGTCATCGTCGTGCCGAACCGGCGCGGGGTCTGGGCGCGCATGGAGCATACGCCCTTCGGTTCCGGACGGCCCTATTCACGCCGGCAACTGACGAACCTGCTGCGGGAGACAAATTTCACCCCCGCCGCCAGCGCGGAAGCGCTGTTCTTTCCGCCGTCGAAGGTGCGGGCCGTCCTCAAGCTTCGTCACGGGCTGGAACGCGTCGGTCGAAGGCTTTGGCCTGCCTTTTCGGGCGTTCTTATTCTGGAAGCGCAGAAGCGCCTCTATCAGGGGCTTCCCGTTGCGGCACGCGCATCCCGTCGCGTCTTCGTGCCCGTGCTTGGCGCACAGGGCGTTCCGACGACCAGAAGCCGCAGTTGA
- a CDS encoding cupin domain-containing protein has product MTAAEIIETLGMQRHPEGGWYVETFRDTNGGQRGHSTAIYYLLEQGERSHWHRVTDAVEVWHFYAGYPLKLRLAKDSENPREAILGPDLQQGQRPQVIVEANEWQSAEPMGAFTLVGCTVSPGFEFSKFEMAEPGWEPGT; this is encoded by the coding sequence GTGACAGCAGCCGAGATCATAGAGACACTCGGCATGCAGCGTCACCCGGAAGGTGGCTGGTATGTCGAAACCTTCCGCGACACGAATGGCGGGCAGCGCGGACACTCGACTGCCATCTACTATCTGCTGGAACAGGGTGAGCGTTCTCACTGGCATCGGGTCACGGACGCAGTCGAAGTCTGGCATTTCTATGCGGGCTATCCGTTGAAGCTTCGGCTGGCAAAGGATAGCGAGAACCCGCGTGAAGCCATTCTCGGTCCGGATCTGCAACAGGGCCAGAGACCGCAGGTCATCGTCGAGGCCAATGAATGGCAGTCGGCCGAACCCATGGGTGCCTTCACCCTCGTCGGCTGCACCGTTTCACCCGGCTTCGAATTCTCGAAATTCGAGATGGCCGAACCCGGCTGGGAGCCGGGCACATAA
- the gloB gene encoding hydroxyacylglutathione hydrolase has protein sequence MKPLEIEVFTCRSDNYGVLVHDPESGLTACIDAPEEGPIVTAAEKRGWKITHIFTTHHHTDHVEANLALKERYGCEIIGPINEAVAIPGLDRTVGDGDEFQFGEHPVRVFETPGHTAGHICFHFPEDKILFAADTLFALGCGRLFERTAADMWHSFQKLAVLPDETAIYFGHEYTQSNARFALSVDGSNEVLQRRARQIDELRAEGKFTIPTMMGLEKETNPFLRVADPDIRRHLVMEGATNEDVFAELRKRKDNFK, from the coding sequence ATGAAACCTCTGGAAATCGAAGTCTTTACATGCCGAAGCGATAATTATGGCGTTCTGGTCCACGATCCCGAAAGCGGATTGACGGCCTGCATCGATGCTCCCGAGGAAGGGCCGATCGTCACGGCAGCGGAAAAGCGCGGCTGGAAGATTACCCATATTTTCACCACCCATCACCACACCGATCACGTCGAGGCCAATCTGGCGCTGAAGGAGCGCTATGGCTGCGAGATCATCGGCCCGATCAACGAAGCGGTTGCCATTCCGGGCCTTGATCGTACGGTCGGGGATGGCGATGAGTTTCAGTTCGGCGAACATCCGGTTCGGGTGTTCGAAACGCCGGGGCACACCGCGGGCCACATCTGTTTCCATTTCCCTGAAGACAAGATCCTGTTTGCCGCCGATACGCTTTTCGCGCTGGGCTGTGGGCGCCTGTTTGAGCGAACCGCCGCCGATATGTGGCATTCCTTCCAGAAACTGGCCGTACTGCCGGATGAGACGGCCATCTACTTTGGCCATGAGTATACGCAATCCAATGCCCGCTTTGCGCTGAGCGTGGACGGTAGCAACGAAGTGCTTCAGCGACGCGCCCGCCAGATCGATGAATTGCGCGCCGAAGGCAAGTTCACGATACCCACCATGATGGGGCTGGAAAAGGAAACCAATCCTTTCCTGCGCGTGGCAGATCCTGACATCCGCCGCCATCTGGTCATGGAAGGCGCCACCAATGAGGATGTTTTCGCCGAACTGCGCAAGCGCAAGGACAACTTCAAGTGA
- the argH gene encoding argininosuccinate lyase, producing the protein MADGTKDAGSSNQMWGGRFASGPDAIMEEINASIGFDKKLYAQDIRGSIAHATMLAKQGIISSEDKDKIVEGLNTILSEIEAGRFEFSRKLEDIHMNIEARLATLIGPAAGRLHTARSRNDQVALDFRLWVKEELVKTDAALTDLITALLDKAEEHADTVMPGFTHLQTAQPVTFGHHCMAYVEMFGRDRSRVRHAIDHMDECPIGAAALAGTGFKIDRHMTAEALGFRSPTRNSIDTVSDRDFALEFLSVASICAVHLSRFAEEIVIWSTPQFGFIRLSDAFSTGSSIMPQKKNPDAAELVRAKTGRINGSLVALLTIMKGLPLAYSKDMQEDKEQVFDAAENLELAVAAMAGMVRDMTVRVDRMRAAAGSGFSTATDLADWLVREAGLPFRDAHHVTGRAVALAEQKGCDLADLSLEDLKSIHEAITEKVFDVLTVDASVASRTSFGGTAPSEVRKQIAWWRGRN; encoded by the coding sequence ATGGCTGACGGCACGAAGGATGCGGGTTCCTCCAACCAGATGTGGGGCGGGCGCTTTGCCTCCGGTCCGGATGCCATCATGGAGGAGATAAACGCCTCCATCGGCTTCGACAAGAAGCTCTACGCTCAGGATATCCGCGGCTCAATCGCGCATGCCACCATGCTGGCGAAACAAGGCATTATTTCCAGCGAAGATAAAGACAAGATCGTCGAAGGTCTGAACACGATCCTGTCAGAGATCGAGGCGGGCCGTTTCGAATTCTCGCGCAAGCTCGAAGACATTCACATGAACATCGAGGCACGCCTTGCAACGCTGATCGGCCCAGCGGCCGGACGCCTGCACACTGCGCGTTCCCGCAACGATCAGGTGGCGCTGGATTTCCGCCTGTGGGTGAAGGAAGAGCTGGTCAAGACGGATGCTGCGCTGACGGACCTCATTACAGCGCTCCTCGACAAGGCGGAAGAACACGCCGATACCGTTATGCCCGGCTTCACCCATTTGCAGACGGCGCAGCCGGTTACCTTCGGTCATCACTGCATGGCCTATGTGGAAATGTTCGGCCGCGACCGTTCGCGTGTACGCCACGCCATCGACCACATGGACGAATGCCCGATCGGTGCCGCCGCCTTGGCCGGCACCGGCTTCAAGATCGACCGCCACATGACGGCAGAAGCGCTCGGCTTCCGTTCGCCGACCCGCAATTCGATCGATACGGTGTCCGACCGCGATTTCGCGCTGGAGTTCCTGTCGGTTGCCTCCATCTGCGCGGTCCATCTGTCGCGCTTTGCCGAGGAAATCGTCATCTGGTCGACGCCGCAGTTTGGATTCATTCGCCTCTCGGATGCATTTTCGACCGGCTCCTCGATCATGCCGCAGAAGAAGAACCCGGATGCCGCCGAACTGGTGCGCGCCAAGACCGGCCGCATCAACGGTTCGCTGGTGGCCTTGCTCACCATCATGAAGGGACTTCCGCTCGCGTATTCCAAGGATATGCAGGAAGACAAGGAGCAGGTGTTCGACGCGGCGGAGAACCTGGAGCTTGCTGTTGCGGCCATGGCTGGCATGGTGCGTGACATGACGGTGCGTGTGGATCGCATGCGGGCTGCCGCCGGTTCGGGCTTTTCGACCGCGACCGACCTTGCCGACTGGCTGGTGCGCGAGGCGGGCCTGCCGTTCCGCGATGCACACCACGTGACCGGTCGCGCCGTCGCGCTTGCGGAACAGAAGGGATGCGATCTCGCCGATCTCAGCCTCGAAGACCTGAAGTCCATCCATGAGGCGATTACCGAGAAGGTTTTCGACGTTCTGACGGTCGATGCCTCCGTGGCAAGCCGCACCAGCTTCGGCGGAACCGCTCCGTCGGAAGTGCGCAAGCAGATCGCCTGGTGGCGCGGACGCAACTGA
- a CDS encoding prephenate/arogenate dehydrogenase family protein, producing MSGILFDRIALIGIGLIGSSIARDIKALGLAGEVVISTRSPETLKRAEELALGDRYTTSAAEAVRDADLVIVSVPVGSSGLVAEQIAPNLKPGAILTDVGSTKASVIAQMAPHVPEGVHFIPGHPLAGTEKSGPDAGFEGLFRGRWCIFTPLPETDEAALGRLRNFWIALGSKIDEMDPQHHDKVLAIVSHLPHIIAYNIVGTADDLETVTESEVIKYSASGFRDFTRLAASDPTMWRDVCLHNKDAILEMLARFSEDLAYLQRAIRWGEGDKLFELFSRTRTIRRSIVQAGQDVDAPDFGRHALDPKA from the coding sequence ATGAGCGGCATTCTGTTTGACCGGATCGCGCTGATCGGCATCGGTCTGATTGGCTCATCGATTGCGCGCGACATCAAGGCGCTGGGTCTGGCGGGCGAAGTGGTGATCTCCACCCGCAGCCCCGAAACGCTGAAGCGCGCCGAAGAGCTTGCACTTGGCGATCGCTACACGACCTCAGCGGCAGAGGCGGTTCGCGATGCGGATCTCGTTATCGTTTCGGTTCCGGTCGGTTCTTCCGGCCTCGTGGCGGAGCAGATCGCGCCGAACCTGAAGCCCGGTGCGATCCTGACAGATGTCGGCTCGACGAAAGCCTCCGTGATCGCGCAGATGGCACCGCATGTGCCGGAAGGCGTTCACTTCATTCCGGGCCACCCGCTGGCGGGTACGGAAAAATCCGGTCCGGACGCCGGTTTCGAAGGCCTGTTTCGCGGACGCTGGTGCATTTTCACGCCTCTGCCGGAAACGGATGAGGCAGCTCTCGGTCGTCTGCGGAATTTCTGGATCGCGCTCGGTTCCAAGATCGACGAGATGGACCCGCAGCATCACGACAAGGTGCTGGCGATCGTCTCTCACCTGCCGCACATCATCGCCTACAATATCGTGGGCACGGCGGACGATCTGGAGACCGTGACGGAATCGGAAGTCATCAAATATTCCGCGTCCGGTTTCCGTGACTTCACCCGTCTGGCGGCGTCAGACCCCACGATGTGGCGGGATGTGTGCCTGCATAACAAGGATGCCATCCTCGAAATGCTGGCGCGGTTCTCCGAGGATCTGGCCTATCTGCAGCGGGCAATCCGGTGGGGCGAGGGCGACAAGTTGTTCGAATTGTTCTCGCGCACCCGTACCATTCGCCGTTCCATCGTTCAGGCGGGCCAGGACGTGGACGCGCCCGACTTTGGTCGCCACGCGCTGGACCCGAAGGCCTGA
- a CDS encoding 3-hydroxybutyryl-CoA dehydrogenase: MITNVGIVGAGQMGCGIAHVCALAGYKVTLYDLSAERIEAGLATINGNLARQVSNGKLSDEDRRATLSRIRGTGDVHDFASADLVIEAATEDESVKRKIFAQVCPVLKPEALLATNTSSLSITRLASATDRPERFMGIHFMNPVPVMKLVELVRGIATGEATFTKAKEFVASLDKTVTVAEDFPAFIVNRILLPMINEAIYTLYEGVGSVEAIDTAMKLGANHPMGPLQLADFIGLDTCLSIMQVLYDGLADSKYRPCPLLVKYVEAGWLGRKSGRGFYDYRGEVPVPTR; the protein is encoded by the coding sequence ATGATCACGAATGTAGGAATCGTCGGCGCGGGACAGATGGGGTGTGGCATTGCGCATGTCTGCGCTCTGGCAGGCTACAAAGTCACGCTTTATGACCTTTCCGCCGAGCGGATCGAGGCAGGTCTTGCCACCATCAACGGAAACCTGGCGCGGCAGGTCAGCAATGGCAAGCTTTCCGACGAGGATCGCCGCGCGACCCTGTCCCGTATTCGTGGGACTGGCGATGTGCACGACTTCGCTTCCGCCGATCTGGTGATCGAGGCGGCAACTGAAGACGAGAGCGTCAAGCGCAAGATTTTCGCGCAAGTCTGCCCCGTTCTGAAGCCCGAAGCCCTGTTGGCAACCAATACATCGTCACTGTCCATTACGCGGCTTGCTTCCGCAACCGATCGCCCCGAACGCTTCATGGGTATTCACTTCATGAATCCGGTGCCGGTTATGAAGCTGGTGGAACTGGTGCGCGGTATTGCAACCGGCGAGGCAACTTTCACCAAGGCCAAGGAATTCGTAGCTTCTCTCGACAAAACAGTTACGGTTGCGGAAGATTTCCCGGCCTTCATCGTCAACCGCATACTTTTGCCGATGATCAACGAGGCGATTTATACGCTTTATGAGGGTGTCGGCTCGGTCGAGGCGATCGACACGGCCATGAAGCTGGGCGCGAACCATCCGATGGGACCGCTGCAGCTGGCGGATTTTATCGGTCTCGATACCTGTCTCTCCATCATGCAGGTTCTCTACGACGGCCTTGCCGACAGCAAGTATCGTCCGTGTCCGCTGCTGGTCAAATATGTCGAGGCTGGCTGGCTTGGCCGCAAGTCTGGTCGCGGCTTCTACGATTACCGTGGCGAAGTGCCGGTTCCAACACGCTGA